Within Metabacillus schmidteae, the genomic segment TATAATGATTTCGGTGGGACTCATACGACATCTATGGCAGCTGCGTATCATTTAAACCAATTACCTCAATCGGAAAGAAAATTAACTACGGAAGAAATTTTAAATGTAAATTACTTTAATAAATTAACAAAGAAGGATGCAGGAAGACTTATTTTTCACGGAGTCGATGAAGATGGCAACTCGGTTTATACAATTGGGAGGAGAAGGAACAAACTCGTTGTCCCGGCTTTAAAAGAAATGGTGTTGCTTTTAGAGGAGAAATTTCACAGTAATGAAAAAATTGTCTTTTCCAATACATCGCCAACTGTTCCACTTGTCATGTCTTTGGGAGGATTCTTCTCAAGAGGATTAAAAATTGATTTTATCGGTGTACCATTATTAGTTCTTGGCGCTAAGCAATGCTGTGATCATATTTTCCGCTTGGTAGAGCATACAAAGAAAATGGGCTTAACGGAGAATGGAGAAAATGTGGTGATAGTAGAAAATGAGATGTATAAGTAATAATGAAAAACCTTATCCCCTTGATGAGGTTTTTTTGTTGTTTCCGTTTTATAACAGATTTATCGAATGAAAGTGTATTACTAATCATACCAATAGGGTCGTGTTGTGATAAGGTACTTGCAAGAGTAATTCCAATGATTTTTTTTGTCTAATAATTTGCTATATATTGTTTCAGCTGGTTTGTTTAGTGGAAAGATATAAATCTATAAATAGTAGTTATCTAATTCTCGCTCCTTATTCTGCAGTCATGGAAGTTGGTTATTTTAATAGTGGGTCAAGGGACCTGTCCCTCCGTTCCAAATGTTCACGGAATCGTCATAAGTGGGGGATGGTGTGGGGGGATTTTGGGTAGTAGATTCTTGAAAATATAGGGAGAGAGCGGTATTTTTATTATAGTAATAGTTTGGATGGGGGTAGCAATGCGGAAAAAAATTATGAACAAGTATGTTTTCTTAATGATAGCTACAGTTTCCATGTGGATGAAGACATATATTGTGTATCGAACAAGCTTTGATCTGAAAATAGAAAATGCGATGCAATCTTTTATTCTATTTATAAATCCATTAAGTTTCTTTTTACTGATTTTTGGATTTGGTTTATTCATGAAACAGAGGACAAGAAATATATACATTATTGTTGTCAGTACGCTAGGGACGATTTTGTTAATATCAAATATGAGTTTTTATAGCTTTTACACTGATTTTATAACGATCCCTGTATTGTTTCAGTCAAGTAATATGGCCGATCTTGATAGCAGTATTCAAGAGATCATCAAACCGAGTTATTTTTTAATGTTTATTGATATTCTTATTTTAATGTGGTTAGCAAGAAAAAATAGAAATAAAGATTACGGCGTTGTAACTTCTAAGGAAAAGGTCTCTTACTTTCTAGTGGTCTGCGTCGTGTTTATGTTTAATGTTGGATTAGCTGAAGTACAGCGCCCACATTTTTTAACTCGTTCGTTTGACCGTGAGATTCTCGTGAAAAATATTGGACTTTTTAATTTTCATATCTATGATGGAATTGTCCAGTCAGCAACAACGGCACAAAGAGCACTTGCAGATAGTGATGAGCTTGTGGAGATCGAGAATTATATCAATGCTAATGAAAAAGCACCAAGTGAAGAGATATTTGGAATTGCGAAGGGACGTAATGTGATTTTTGTTTCATTAGAATCAACACAAAGCTTTGTTCTGAATGAAACATTAAATGGCAAGGAACTTACACCTTTTCTTAATGATTTTATAAATGAAAGCTATTACTTTGAAAATTTCTATCATCAAACAGAGCAGGGAAAAACATCGGATTCGGAATTTATCGTGGCAAATTCATTGTATCCGCTGGGACGCGGCTCAGTTTTTTTTACAAATACTGAAAATGAGTACAATGCAACACCTGAAATTCTAAAAAACTATCATTATTATTCTGCGACATTCCATGCAAATAATGCGACCTTTTGGAACAGAGATGTGATGTATGATTTGTTTAAAGTGGATAAATTTTTTGATATCGAAAGCTATGATATTACTCCTGAAAATTCGTTCGGATGGGGTCTTAAGGATAAAGAGTTTTTTGAGCAATCCGTTGATCTGATGAAAGAGCTACCTCAGCCTTTTTATAGCTACTCGATTACGTTAACAAATCATTTCCCGTTTGAACTTGAGGAAGAGGATAAGCTAATTGATGAGTATGATTCGAATAGTGAGATCTTCAATCGATATCTTCAAACAATTCGTTATCAGGATGAAGCATTAAAACGATTTATTGAGAAGTTAAAGGAAGAAGATCTTTATGAAAACTCCGTTATTGTTTTGATGGGAGATCATTATGGCATTTCAGAAAACCATAATGAAGCATTAGCTCAGTTTTTAGGTAAGGATGAAATTACACCGTATGATACAATTCAGCTTCAACGAGTGCCGTTTATCATTCATATGCCTGGTATTACAGATCAGCATCCGGAGTTAATTTCGGATATTTCAGGGCAAATTGATGTAAAGCCGACTCTTTTACATTTGTTAGGAATCGATACATCTGATATGATCCAATTTGGTCAGGATTTGTTTTCACCTGAGCGGACATCATTCGCTGTTTTAAGAAATGGAAGCTTTATTACAGAAGAGTATATTTCTGTTTCGAATATGTGTTATGACCGCGATACAGGAGATCAGATTGATCGTGAGGGCACTTGTGATGTGTATGAGGACATGGCCCATGATGAGCTGAGCTTTTCCGATCAGATTATCTATGGAGATTTGCTGAGATTTTATAATAAAGAAGAGGAAAGTGTGGAGGAGTAGCTTCCACACTTTTTTACTTTTAGGATGTTTAAATAAGAAAACTTCCGCCATTTTAGGAGGAAGTTTTCTATTAAAAATTAAAGAACCAAGTATTTATTTAATGCCTGCTGCAATGTTCCAAGTGTTTCAGTTTTATTATCAAATGAGATACCGAGATGAATCATTTTGCGGACCACTTCTTTTCTCAGCCCTGTGATAACAGAATTACAGCCCATCATAGAAGCACCATGGATGATTTTTAGTAAATGTTCGATCACTTCAGCTTCCATATCTGCGATACCTGATAGGTCAATAATTAATGTTTGAATACGTGTATGGCCAATTTCGGTTAGAACCTTTTCCTCAAGGATATTTGTCCGATAGTCATCAATTGCCCCGATCAATGGCAGGATACAAACAGATGAATTAATCGGAATAATGGGTACAGAAAGGTTCTCTACCAGCTTTCTATGGGCTCTTATCAAAGAATCCTTATATGTAGAATAACTAATAAAAAAGCTATTTAAAAATCCATCAATTTGATCATTAATTTCTTTTTCAAGACTGAAAAAATTTTCAGATACTTTCCCGTTTGTCAATTCATTATATTCTCCTACAAAGTACCATACTGTCCTGCGGATTGCTTGAATCCATTCGAGTTTAAATGTTAAATCAATTGAATGTGTAGACCAGGCAATACCTTCTTGCTTTGCAAAGAGCTGCACTTCCTTTTCTTGACCGTCAATGATATACGTAACAAGCTTTTTCGCATTATTTACAAGGTCAATGTTACCGATTGCCAGGATTTCATCAATCTTATCTGTTACATTCACAGCTTCCCTTAGTAATTGCTCTTCAAAACTTTTGATATTGTTTTCAAAGAATTGTTTTAGCTCATACGATTCATGGAAGTTGAATTTCATCATTTTTCCCCCTTATGCTGAATTTTTGAAATTCAATACCTTACTTTTATTTTAATCTATAAAGTAGGAAAAATAAAATGCTATCACTCAATATTATTCAGTTGGGAACTTTTACCTTCGTCAATCGTAGTAATGGTATTACTTCAATTTAGAGGGGAGCTTTCTTTTAAACTAAAAACGCTTAAGCATATACTAATTGCAAAAATATCAAACAATCATTAAATTGAAGGAGAATAGAAGGAATGAAAATGATATTAGCGTATGTCATCATTTTTTTATTGGGAGCAACACCTTTTTTTGAGGTGGTTGGGGTGATCCCAATAGGAGTCGCAGCAGGACTGCCGGCCCTTCCAGTTGCAGTTCTTGCTTTATTGGGTAATATCCTTACACTTTGGCTGCTCATATTGTTGATGGATCGAGTAAAAGGATGGCTTCAAAGACGTAAAGAAAAGAAGGGGAAAGAAGTATCAGAGAAAAAGCAGAAGCGTGCAGAAACAATATGGAAAAAATACGGTTTACCTGGGCTAACCTTTGTAGCGCCATTCTTGATCGGTAGTCACCTTGGAGTTATTTTAGCCATGAGCTTTGGCGGAACGAGAAAACAAATCTTCTTCTGGATTACGGTTAGTGTTGTTTTCTGGGCTGTCGTAATGGGGCTTGTTTCGTATTTTGGCTTTGACTTATTATTCAAACAAACCGGCCAGGACGGATTGTTGAAAAATATATTAGAATAAGGAACGGGGGGACAGGTTCCTCGTCCCATTCTGGGACAAAGAACCTGTCCCCCTGTTCCAGTCTCTAAGATTCCCTTCATAAACAAGGTTGAAGTCGTCACCTTTTATAAGATCATGAGGTGTGATAAGTGAAGGTGGCTTAGAAAAATTAACACAATCACACTCTTGTAGAACGGTTGCGACAAATTGTGAACAGAAAAATGCGTGCTTTCTATTTATTTGCTTGTTTAATAGAATGGCAAATAAACCTAGTAGGTTGTAGCGGTACAAGGACTTTTCTTTATCTATTTTTTGAATGTAGTCAATCATACTTTCATATTGAGCCGTTGAGACCGTACAGCTGTAAACCCGACATTTTGCCTGTCTGAAAAAATGTGATTTCATGTTTTCCTTCACAAATCCGCCAATGAAAGGATTAGAAGGTGTTTTTCTTCCAAAGCTATATACCTCAGTTAAAGATTTGTCAAAAGATATTGATGCATGATTGAACGATTTTTTTGTATATAATTTAATAAGTCTAGTAAACAATGTACCTGTGTCAGTTAATACTACATAAATCTCTTTTTCTTCCACCCTTAATTCCTCCCTCAAATAACCCACATTCTATTATCAAGAATCCAGGCAATTCAAAGAAGAACCTGTGGCTGTATTTGTAGCTAAGTCTTGGGACGGAGGTTCCCTCCTGTGGAACAGAGGGACAGGTCCCTCGTCCCATTCTGGGACAAGGGACCTGTCCCCGTGGTTCACAAACTCATCTGATGCAGCCATCTAATTATTTTCCAATTGAGATATAGTAGTAGATAAAGGAATGGATAGATTATAGCTGAATACCATAATTTCCAACCGTTATAGTGAAATAAATTAGTGTTCACAGCAAACCATTCATATACAACTGCAAATAGTGTCCATCCGAGTATATAGTAGACGGAGGAACTGAATTTTTTAGATGTAGGATAAAAATTCAAAAATATGATACTAACTGAAGGATAAATCCAAAACACGACCCAAAGAGTAATGTAGTCTACCCCTGGACTAAAATACCAGTAAAAATGGTATTTAAATTCTAAATAAATATCTGTGATCAGTTGCAAAACGGTTGAAAATAGAGAGGTTGTATACATTTCGAAATAAGAAATCTTTTTTGGCATAAAATAAATAATCAAACCAAATATGATGACAGAAAAAAATAGCAGTAAAATAGAAATCCACCTCCATCATCATTTTGGCCATTGTTTTATATAATAAACCTCGAGAGGGACAAGGGACCTGTCCCCGTGGACCACTTAGATTCGAGCCAGTAGTCGTTTGATGGAGGAATTTGCTTCTGTTAAGATGGATTTTTTATCCATGGTTTTCATGACGCGATTTTCCATGACGATTTGACCGTTAATTATGGTTGTTTCGACGTCGGCTCTTGTTGCTGAGTAGACGATTCTGGAGATAGGATCAACTCCAATTGCCGGGTAGGTATGAAAGTCATGTAGGTTTAAGATAGCCAGGTCAGCTTTTTTACCGATCTCAATACTCCCAATTTCATTTTCAATTCCGACCGCCTTTGCCCCTCCAATTGTCGCCATCTTAAAAACCGTATGTGCGTCCATTGAGGTTGGACCATGTACCGGTTTTTGAATGAGTGCAGCTAGTCTCATTTCATTAAACATGTCTAAATTATTATTACAAGGTGCTCCGTCAGCCCCTAAACTTAGAGACACCTGTTCATTTACCATGTACGGAGTATCTGCAATACCTGAAGCCAGCTTTAGATTCGAACCGGGACAATGACTAACATGAACACCTTTTTCACGGATGATTCGTTTTTCCTCTTCATCTAACCAAATACAATGAGCGAGAATCAATCGATTATTGGCTAAGCCTAAATGGTCCAAATATACAATATTTCTCATCCCGGTTTCTTTTTGCACAATGTCAATTTCACCTCGATTTTCAGAAGCGTGTGTGTGGACCATGACATTGTAATAGTCGGATAAAGATTGTACTTCTCGAAGCAGCTGTTCTGTACAGGAAACTACAAATCTCGGCGAGAATGCATATTTAATTCGGCCAGAATCATAGTTATGCCACTTTTCCAGTAAGTCGACGCTTTCTTTTATTGATCTTTCCGTTTTCTCCTGGAGG encodes:
- a CDS encoding LTA synthase family protein, with the translated sequence MRKKIMNKYVFLMIATVSMWMKTYIVYRTSFDLKIENAMQSFILFINPLSFFLLIFGFGLFMKQRTRNIYIIVVSTLGTILLISNMSFYSFYTDFITIPVLFQSSNMADLDSSIQEIIKPSYFLMFIDILILMWLARKNRNKDYGVVTSKEKVSYFLVVCVVFMFNVGLAEVQRPHFLTRSFDREILVKNIGLFNFHIYDGIVQSATTAQRALADSDELVEIENYINANEKAPSEEIFGIAKGRNVIFVSLESTQSFVLNETLNGKELTPFLNDFINESYYFENFYHQTEQGKTSDSEFIVANSLYPLGRGSVFFTNTENEYNATPEILKNYHYYSATFHANNATFWNRDVMYDLFKVDKFFDIESYDITPENSFGWGLKDKEFFEQSVDLMKELPQPFYSYSITLTNHFPFELEEEDKLIDEYDSNSEIFNRYLQTIRYQDEALKRFIEKLKEEDLYENSVIVLMGDHYGISENHNEALAQFLGKDEITPYDTIQLQRVPFIIHMPGITDQHPELISDISGQIDVKPTLLHLLGIDTSDMIQFGQDLFSPERTSFAVLRNGSFITEEYISVSNMCYDRDTGDQIDREGTCDVYEDMAHDELSFSDQIIYGDLLRFYNKEEESVEE
- a CDS encoding CBO0543 family protein, producing the protein MPKKISYFEMYTTSLFSTVLQLITDIYLEFKYHFYWYFSPGVDYITLWVVFWIYPSVSIIFLNFYPTSKKFSSSVYYILGWTLFAVVYEWFAVNTNLFHYNGWKLWYSAIIYPFLYLLLYLNWKIIRWLHQMSL
- a CDS encoding STAS domain-containing protein encodes the protein MKFNFHESYELKQFFENNIKSFEEQLLREAVNVTDKIDEILAIGNIDLVNNAKKLVTYIIDGQEKEVQLFAKQEGIAWSTHSIDLTFKLEWIQAIRRTVWYFVGEYNELTNGKVSENFFSLEKEINDQIDGFLNSFFISYSTYKDSLIRAHRKLVENLSVPIIPINSSVCILPLIGAIDDYRTNILEEKVLTEIGHTRIQTLIIDLSGIADMEAEVIEHLLKIIHGASMMGCNSVITGLRKEVVRKMIHLGISFDNKTETLGTLQQALNKYLVL
- a CDS encoding small multi-drug export protein → MKMILAYVIIFLLGATPFFEVVGVIPIGVAAGLPALPVAVLALLGNILTLWLLILLMDRVKGWLQRRKEKKGKEVSEKKQKRAETIWKKYGLPGLTFVAPFLIGSHLGVILAMSFGGTRKQIFFWITVSVVFWAVVMGLVSYFGFDLLFKQTGQDGLLKNILE
- a CDS encoding DUF3189 family protein, which encodes MIYIYNDFGGTHTTSMAAAYHLNQLPQSERKLTTEEILNVNYFNKLTKKDAGRLIFHGVDEDGNSVYTIGRRRNKLVVPALKEMVLLLEEKFHSNEKIVFSNTSPTVPLVMSLGGFFSRGLKIDFIGVPLLVLGAKQCCDHIFRLVEHTKKMGLTENGENVVIVENEMYK
- a CDS encoding 5'-deoxyadenosine deaminase; translation: MNILIKNAQIITMNKDEEIFIGDLYIADDIIQNIGPDLDVQHPDKILDAKGKTVIPGFVQTHIHLCQTVFRGQADDLELMDWLKQRIWPLEAAHDEESIYYSAMLGIGELIQSGTTTIVDMETVHHTEYAFKAIAESGIRALSGKVMMDKGDEVPLPLQEKTERSIKESVDLLEKWHNYDSGRIKYAFSPRFVVSCTEQLLREVQSLSDYYNVMVHTHASENRGEIDIVQKETGMRNIVYLDHLGLANNRLILAHCIWLDEEEKRIIREKGVHVSHCPGSNLKLASGIADTPYMVNEQVSLSLGADGAPCNNNLDMFNEMRLAALIQKPVHGPTSMDAHTVFKMATIGGAKAVGIENEIGSIEIGKKADLAILNLHDFHTYPAIGVDPISRIVYSATRADVETTIINGQIVMENRVMKTMDKKSILTEANSSIKRLLARI